From a region of the Gordonia sp. PP30 genome:
- a CDS encoding DUF402 domain-containing protein — MTNTDNKGFVRPVLDYRETLYGLYMSRTADHPRFSHLESWLLPSLGLRANIFHFTEGYRSGQRLYLDVGRFSGPDDDGRWHAVDWYLDLVDVPGTPLALIDVDELFEAHAAGLVTTGEATSATEIAVRALAGAARTGGIQDWLDEQAGERMRWLDRA; from the coding sequence ATGACCAACACCGACAACAAGGGATTCGTGCGCCCGGTCCTCGACTACCGCGAGACGCTCTACGGCCTCTACATGTCCCGCACCGCCGACCATCCTCGGTTCAGCCATCTGGAGAGCTGGCTGCTGCCGTCACTGGGGCTGCGCGCCAACATCTTCCATTTCACCGAGGGTTACCGCTCCGGCCAGCGCCTCTACCTCGACGTCGGCCGATTCTCCGGACCGGACGACGACGGGCGGTGGCACGCCGTCGACTGGTATCTCGATCTGGTCGACGTGCCGGGCACTCCCCTGGCGCTGATCGACGTCGACGAACTCTTCGAGGCCCACGCCGCGGGCCTGGTCACCACCGGCGAGGCGACGTCCGCCACCGAGATCGCCGTCCGGGCCCTGGCCGGCGCCGCCCGCACCGGCGGGATCCAGGACTGGCTCGACGAGCAGGCGGGCGAACGGATGCGCTGGCTCGACCGCGCCTGA
- a CDS encoding Rieske (2Fe-2S) protein, with translation MDQPVSTPVARRTVLTGTAVGAVALTAAACGDARQAATKPKTTETPGTALTTTDKVPVGGGVVTGDIVVTQPVAGQYKAFARTCPHAGCAVAAEGAGLACPCHGSRFDLSGEVTQGPAASNLTSVPIRVDGTDIVRA, from the coding sequence ATGGATCAGCCCGTCTCCACACCCGTCGCCCGCCGTACCGTTCTGACCGGCACCGCGGTCGGCGCCGTCGCCCTCACCGCGGCCGCCTGCGGCGACGCCCGGCAGGCCGCGACCAAGCCCAAGACCACCGAGACTCCGGGCACCGCGCTCACCACCACCGACAAGGTGCCGGTCGGTGGCGGTGTGGTGACCGGCGACATCGTGGTGACCCAGCCCGTCGCCGGCCAGTACAAGGCCTTCGCCCGCACCTGCCCGCACGCGGGGTGCGCCGTCGCGGCCGAGGGCGCCGGGCTGGCCTGCCCGTGCCACGGCAGCCGATTCGACCTGTCCGGCGAGGTGACGCAGGGGCCGGCCGCGTCGAACCTCACCTCGGTGCCGATCCGGGTCGACGGCACCGACATCGTCCGGGCTTGA
- a CDS encoding VOC family protein: MTGTPIPHVTAVTLGVRDVETATRFYTEGLGFRPVSRMGDEIAFVQAGHGLLLALWNIESMPGEYGDVGHGPLAPPMSLGHNVSAAEHVDKLYHRALDAGATSIGAPKRQEWGGVSACVADPDGFRWDFVYNPAFTVDADGEITGV; this comes from the coding sequence ATGACCGGCACCCCGATTCCCCACGTCACGGCCGTCACACTCGGCGTGCGCGACGTCGAGACCGCTACCCGCTTCTACACCGAGGGTCTCGGATTCCGGCCCGTCAGCCGGATGGGCGACGAGATCGCGTTCGTCCAGGCCGGGCACGGACTGCTCCTCGCTCTCTGGAACATCGAGTCGATGCCGGGCGAGTACGGCGACGTGGGGCACGGGCCGCTCGCGCCACCGATGTCGCTGGGGCACAACGTCTCCGCCGCCGAGCACGTGGACAAGCTGTATCACCGCGCCCTCGACGCCGGAGCCACATCGATCGGCGCGCCGAAACGGCAGGAGTGGGGCGGGGTGAGCGCGTGCGTCGCCGACCCGGACGGCTTCCGCTGGGACTTCGTCTACAACCCGGCGTTCACGGTCGACGCCGACGGCGAGATCACCGGTGTCTGA
- a CDS encoding ATP-binding domain-containing protein, translating to MTPDPRLAEEQVYLDAVYGRLDRMRATANRRLDATLLESAGTPQALSERESYERHYQQMLTRIDAAEHNLYFGRLDMSDGEPDDDPVRRIGRMGILDDDQVTTLLLDWRAPLSRPFYLATPASPEGVDRRRHLRTRTRAVRSVSDEYLLSGEIDAADAGEVSVVNETALVAALNAARTGEMTDIVETIQREQDEIIRYRHRGVLVVQGGPGTGKTAVALHRAAYLLYTHRDTLSRSGVLIIGPNETFLDYIAQVLPSLGETGVLLSTVGNLFPGIRAEGTDSRRAAELKGDAERMLPVLRAAVRGRQTLPPRGVTVQVDGYPVAVDAEVIKKARAAARSTRRPHNLAQRTFLRTALDELAAAHARKIGSSTLDGSSLLTAADLTDIRDEMESDDDVVRTVLEYWPALTPQRLLREFYSDTAFRRRSTRGWTDDDRAALARPAHPLPDDADLSPADVPLLDELAELIGYRTDEAQREQKAQWRRRIAEAQDALDILTGSAPQDLEDEMDPELLMAYDLIDAEQLAERQEVTEYRTTAERAYSDRNWTFGHVIVDEAQELSTMAWRMIMRRIPNRWMTVIGDTAQTGDPAGTTSWGRIFSSYVADRWRLRELTVNYRTPTEITRYANRLLARIDPAQTPPESLRSNGIEPYAVPTWDESALATALATARAADWPGLTAVLVADVEADAARAADDPDGIRVLPLTSAKGLEFDNVVLAEPAEMLSTSPRGLSDLYVALTRATQRLVVVHDAPLPADLADLPAGEDV from the coding sequence GTGACCCCTGATCCCCGCCTCGCCGAAGAACAGGTCTACCTCGATGCCGTCTACGGGCGGCTCGACCGCATGCGCGCGACCGCGAACCGGCGCCTGGATGCCACGCTGCTCGAATCGGCGGGGACGCCGCAGGCGCTGTCCGAGCGGGAGTCGTACGAGCGGCACTACCAGCAGATGCTGACCCGGATCGACGCCGCCGAGCACAACCTGTATTTCGGCCGGCTCGACATGTCCGACGGCGAGCCGGACGACGACCCGGTGCGCCGGATCGGGCGCATGGGCATCCTCGACGACGATCAGGTGACCACCCTGCTCCTCGACTGGCGCGCCCCGTTGTCGCGGCCGTTCTACCTCGCCACCCCGGCGTCGCCGGAAGGCGTGGACCGGCGGCGCCACCTGCGCACCCGGACCCGGGCCGTGCGCTCGGTGTCGGACGAGTACCTGCTCTCCGGTGAGATCGACGCCGCCGACGCCGGTGAGGTCTCGGTGGTGAACGAGACCGCGCTGGTCGCCGCGCTCAACGCCGCCCGGACCGGCGAGATGACCGACATCGTCGAGACCATCCAGCGCGAGCAGGACGAGATCATCCGCTATCGGCACCGCGGGGTGCTGGTGGTGCAGGGCGGGCCCGGCACCGGTAAGACGGCGGTCGCCCTGCACCGCGCCGCCTACCTGCTCTACACCCATCGCGACACCCTCTCGCGCAGCGGTGTGCTGATCATCGGCCCCAACGAGACCTTCCTCGACTACATCGCGCAGGTCCTCCCCTCCCTCGGCGAGACCGGCGTGCTGCTGTCGACCGTCGGCAATCTGTTCCCGGGAATCCGGGCGGAAGGCACCGACAGCCGTCGTGCCGCCGAGCTCAAGGGCGACGCCGAGCGGATGCTCCCCGTCCTGCGCGCCGCGGTGCGGGGCCGTCAGACGCTGCCGCCGCGGGGAGTGACCGTGCAGGTCGACGGCTATCCCGTCGCGGTCGACGCCGAGGTGATCAAGAAGGCCCGCGCGGCGGCGCGTTCCACCCGCCGTCCGCACAATCTGGCGCAGCGGACCTTCCTGCGGACCGCGCTCGACGAGCTCGCCGCCGCCCACGCGCGGAAGATCGGCTCGTCCACGCTCGACGGATCCTCGCTGCTGACCGCCGCCGATCTCACCGACATCCGCGACGAGATGGAATCCGACGACGACGTGGTCCGCACCGTCCTGGAGTACTGGCCGGCCCTCACGCCCCAGCGACTGCTCCGCGAGTTCTACTCGGACACCGCCTTCCGGCGCCGGTCCACGCGCGGCTGGACCGACGACGACCGCGCCGCCCTGGCCCGGCCGGCGCATCCGCTGCCCGACGACGCGGACCTCTCCCCGGCCGACGTTCCGCTGCTCGACGAATTGGCCGAGCTCATCGGCTACCGCACCGACGAAGCACAGCGCGAGCAGAAGGCTCAGTGGCGCAGGCGGATCGCGGAGGCACAGGACGCCCTCGACATCCTCACCGGCTCGGCGCCCCAGGATCTCGAGGATGAGATGGACCCCGAGCTGCTGATGGCGTACGACCTGATCGACGCCGAACAACTCGCCGAGCGCCAAGAGGTGACCGAGTACCGGACGACGGCCGAGCGCGCCTACTCCGACCGGAACTGGACCTTCGGTCACGTGATCGTCGATGAGGCCCAAGAGCTGTCGACGATGGCGTGGCGGATGATCATGCGCCGCATCCCGAATCGGTGGATGACGGTGATCGGGGACACCGCGCAGACCGGCGATCCGGCGGGCACCACGTCGTGGGGGCGGATCTTCTCGTCGTACGTCGCCGATCGGTGGCGGCTGCGGGAGCTGACCGTCAACTACCGCACGCCGACCGAGATCACCCGCTACGCGAATCGCCTGCTGGCGCGGATCGATCCGGCGCAGACGCCGCCGGAGTCGTTGCGGAGCAACGGGATCGAACCGTACGCGGTGCCGACCTGGGACGAGAGCGCGCTCGCCACGGCGCTGGCCACGGCGCGGGCGGCGGACTGGCCGGGACTCACCGCGGTGCTGGTGGCCGACGTCGAGGCCGACGCGGCGCGAGCCGCCGACGATCCGGACGGTATCCGGGTGCTGCCGCTGACCTCGGCGAAGGGACTGGAGTTCGACAACGTGGTGCTCGCCGAACCCGCCGAGATGCTCAGCACCTCACCGCGCGGACTGTCGGACCTGTACGTGGCGCTCACCCGGGCGACGCAGCGGCTGGTCGTGGTGCACGATGCACCGCTGCCGGCAGATCTCGCGGATCTGCCGGCAGGGGAAGACGTCTAG
- a CDS encoding universal stress protein, translating into MSAYKTIVVGTDGSESSLHAVARAGGIAGDGATLVIACAYFPNDGRSASAASDALGADAYQVMGSSPTEEILRSAKERAAAAGASVIQTRSVKGAPVDALLQLVTDVQADLLVVGNKGLNSIAGRLLGSVPADVARKAACDVLIVHTT; encoded by the coding sequence ATGAGTGCTTACAAGACCATCGTCGTCGGTACGGACGGATCTGAGTCCTCGCTGCACGCCGTCGCGCGTGCCGGAGGCATCGCCGGTGACGGCGCCACCCTCGTGATCGCGTGCGCCTACTTCCCGAACGACGGTCGCTCGGCCAGCGCCGCGAGCGACGCGCTCGGTGCCGACGCCTACCAGGTGATGGGCAGCTCGCCGACCGAGGAGATCCTGCGCAGCGCCAAGGAGCGCGCGGCCGCCGCCGGTGCGTCGGTGATCCAGACCCGCTCGGTCAAGGGCGCCCCGGTCGACGCGCTGCTGCAGCTGGTCACCGATGTCCAGGCCGATCTCCTGGTGGTGGGCAACAAGGGGCTCAACTCGATCGCCGGCCGCCTCCTCGGCTCGGTCCCCGCCGACGTCGCCCGCAAGGCGGCCTGCGACGTCCTCATCGTCCACACCACGTAG
- the uvrB gene encoding excinuclease ABC subunit UvrB translates to MAFAAEQPIVAHSEYRPIGEVERSAAAFEVISELEPAGDQPTAIADLEQRLTAGERDVVLMGATGTGKSATTAWLIEKMQRPTLVMAPNKTLAAQLANELREMLPNNAVEYFVSYYDYYQPEAYIAQTDTYIEKDSSINDDVERLRHSATSSLLSRRDVVVVASVSCIYGLGTPQSYLDRSVELSVGETVDRDALLRLLVDIQYNRNDVAFTRGSFRVRGDTVEIIPSYEELAIRIEFFGDEVEALYYLHPLTGDVIRRVDSLRIFPATHYVAGPERMARAIDGIEKELEERLTQFEAQGKHLEAQRLRMRTNYDIEMMRQVGFCSGIENYSRHIDGRGAGSAPATLIDYFPDDFLLVIDESHVTVPQIGAMYEGDMSRKRNLVEFGFRLPSAVDNRPLTWDEFVDRVGQTVYLSATPGPYELGQSGGEFVEQVIRPTGLLDPKIVVKPTKGQIDDLVGEIRERSERNERVLVTTLTKKMAEDLTDYLLELGVRVRYLHSEVDTLRRVELLRQLRSGEYDVLVGINLLREGLDLPEVSLVAILDADKEGFLRSTTSLIQTIGRAARNVSGEVHMYADKVTDSMRNAIDETDRRRAKQIAYNTEKGVDPQPLRKKINDILDQVYAEAEDTVEIGGSGRNASRGRRAQGEVSKAVSAGVYEQRDTSSMPRAELADLVQELTEQMMTAARDLQFELAARLRDEISDLKKELRGMDAAGIK, encoded by the coding sequence ATGGCATTTGCAGCGGAACAGCCGATCGTCGCGCATTCGGAATACCGCCCCATCGGGGAGGTGGAGCGCAGCGCCGCGGCCTTCGAGGTGATCAGCGAACTCGAGCCCGCGGGCGACCAGCCCACCGCGATCGCCGACCTGGAGCAGCGGCTCACCGCGGGCGAACGCGACGTGGTCCTGATGGGTGCCACCGGCACCGGCAAGTCGGCGACCACCGCGTGGCTCATCGAGAAGATGCAGCGGCCGACGCTGGTGATGGCGCCCAACAAGACTCTCGCGGCCCAGCTCGCCAACGAGCTGCGCGAGATGCTGCCGAACAACGCCGTCGAGTACTTCGTCTCGTACTACGACTACTACCAGCCCGAGGCGTACATCGCGCAGACCGACACCTACATCGAGAAGGACAGCTCGATCAACGACGATGTCGAGCGCTTGCGGCACTCGGCCACGTCGAGCCTGCTGTCCCGGCGCGACGTCGTGGTGGTGGCCTCGGTGTCATGCATCTACGGCCTGGGCACCCCGCAGAGCTATCTGGACCGGTCGGTGGAGCTGTCGGTGGGGGAGACCGTCGACCGCGACGCCCTGCTGCGGCTGCTGGTCGACATCCAGTACAACCGCAATGACGTCGCCTTCACCCGCGGCAGCTTCCGGGTCCGTGGCGACACCGTGGAGATCATCCCGTCGTACGAGGAGCTCGCGATCCGCATCGAGTTCTTCGGTGACGAGGTGGAGGCGCTCTACTACCTGCATCCGTTGACCGGCGACGTGATCCGCCGGGTCGACAGCCTGCGCATCTTCCCGGCGACGCACTACGTCGCGGGTCCCGAGCGGATGGCCCGGGCCATCGACGGCATCGAGAAGGAGCTGGAGGAGCGGCTGACCCAGTTCGAGGCGCAGGGCAAGCACCTGGAGGCGCAGCGACTGCGGATGCGCACCAACTACGACATCGAGATGATGCGCCAGGTCGGCTTCTGTTCGGGCATTGAGAACTACTCGCGGCACATCGACGGCCGCGGTGCGGGCAGCGCGCCGGCCACCCTCATCGACTACTTCCCGGACGACTTCCTCCTGGTGATCGACGAGTCCCACGTGACCGTGCCGCAGATCGGCGCGATGTACGAGGGCGACATGTCGCGCAAGCGGAATCTGGTCGAGTTCGGTTTCCGGCTGCCGTCGGCGGTCGACAACCGGCCGCTCACCTGGGATGAGTTCGTCGACCGCGTCGGCCAGACCGTGTACCTGTCGGCCACGCCCGGGCCGTACGAACTGGGGCAGTCCGGCGGCGAATTCGTCGAGCAGGTGATCCGGCCGACCGGTCTGCTCGACCCGAAGATCGTCGTCAAACCCACCAAGGGCCAGATCGACGACCTGGTCGGCGAGATCCGCGAACGGTCCGAGCGGAACGAGCGCGTGCTGGTCACCACGCTGACCAAGAAGATGGCCGAGGACCTCACCGACTACCTGCTCGAACTCGGTGTCCGCGTCCGCTACCTGCACTCCGAGGTCGACACCCTGCGGCGCGTCGAACTGCTGCGTCAGCTGCGCAGCGGCGAATACGACGTGCTGGTCGGCATCAACCTGCTGCGCGAGGGACTCGACCTTCCGGAGGTCTCGCTGGTCGCGATCCTGGACGCGGACAAGGAGGGCTTCCTGCGCAGCACCACGTCGCTGATCCAGACCATCGGCCGCGCGGCCCGCAACGTGTCCGGCGAAGTGCACATGTACGCCGACAAGGTGACCGACTCGATGCGCAACGCGATCGACGAGACCGATCGGCGACGCGCCAAGCAGATCGCCTACAACACCGAGAAGGGCGTCGACCCGCAGCCGCTGCGGAAGAAGATCAACGACATCCTCGACCAGGTGTACGCCGAAGCCGAGGACACCGTGGAGATCGGCGGCTCCGGCCGCAACGCCAGCCGCGGGCGGCGTGCCCAGGGCGAGGTGTCCAAGGCGGTCAGCGCCGGGGTCTACGAGCAGCGGGACACATCGTCGATGCCGCGCGCCGAGCTTGCCGATCTGGTGCAGGAACTGACCGAGCAGATGATGACCGCGGCCCGGGATCTGCAGTTCGAGCTGGCCGCGCGGCTGCGCGACGAGATCTCGGATCTGAAGAAGGAACTGCGCGGGATGGATGCGGCGGGGATCAAGTAG
- a CDS encoding nitroreductase family deazaflavin-dependent oxidoreductase, translated as MTDGQLREFEMTTLRRVGEKVMPPLVRTGLIPHTYMLTTVGRKSGTPRSHPVTLVERDGRRWLVAPYGPVGWVHNARAAGTVRIRRRGENSELRIREVTDPAEAAPILKDYLAITGPPRDYFTAAPEAPLAEFEAEAGRHPVFELLPGGR; from the coding sequence ATGACCGACGGACAACTCCGTGAGTTCGAGATGACCACGCTCCGCCGGGTCGGCGAGAAGGTGATGCCGCCTCTCGTCCGGACCGGTCTGATACCGCACACCTACATGCTCACCACCGTCGGCCGGAAGAGCGGGACGCCGCGGAGTCACCCGGTCACCCTCGTCGAACGTGACGGCCGCCGCTGGCTGGTGGCCCCGTACGGCCCGGTCGGCTGGGTGCACAACGCCCGCGCCGCCGGTACGGTCCGTATCCGGCGGCGCGGGGAGAACAGCGAACTCAGGATCCGGGAGGTCACCGATCCCGCGGAGGCCGCGCCGATCCTGAAGGACTACCTCGCGATCACCGGTCCGCCGCGCGACTATTTCACCGCCGCTCCGGAGGCGCCCCTCGCCGAGTTCGAGGCGGAAGCCGGGCGCCACCCGGTGTTCGAGTTGCTGCCCGGCGGCCGATGA